In Brassica napus cultivar Da-Ae chromosome C2, Da-Ae, whole genome shotgun sequence, the sequence TGAATGTGTTTGCCTGGTTAAGTATGTTTTTAATGTTAGATAGCTCAACGTTATTGATCTTGAATGAAACATGATAGTGATAGCACAACCCAAAGATTCATCTACGCAATACATAACACAAgaagttggaaaaaaaaacaagaaacttATATCTTCTACTAGCACCAAAACCAACAACATTAAACCGATATTGCTAAGGGTCTTACTCGTATTGTCTCTCttaagaacaaacaaaaaagaaaaaactggcGCAAACTTATACACTAAGAAAGATTGAGCAAATTTGGTAGCGAAAACTGACAAAAAAACCCGCCCAAACGTAAGTAAGCTGAAAGTTACTGCTGCATTCAGCAAGCGCTAGCTACTTCAGCAACATCGTTTTGTGATATCTCGCTGGCAACTTGTGGCGCTGTACTTCTTGTCTCTTTGGTTTCGTCTTTGGGAATGGCCTTTTTGTCAATGGCAGCTAAAGCTTGCTGAAAACATAACATTCTCTATCTGTTAGACTTTCATTTATAGAGATAGAGAGACACAATCAGGTAAGGGCtgttttttgctttcttttcaAATTTCACTTTACCTTTATTTTATATTGCTGCTGCTTCTTTTTGCCTTCTTTGATTATCTTTTCACGACTCTCATAGAATGCAAAATCATCCAGTATGCATGCCTTGCTTGCATGTTCCTTGAAAATCTTGATGACTTTCATGCCTTGCTCTAGGGTTACCTGCAGATTAATCCACACAAaccattttagtttttttttttaaattcaacaACATGACCAGAGAGAAGTAAGAACCACACTCTGACCTCCTGTGTGTCTCGGCTATTTGTAACTGGCTTGTTCTCGTTGTTCTCCAGAGTTATATGCCTCAAGGAACTATTTGGGATGTCTTTGACAATGTGCCACTTAACAGGGAAGCAACCAATCCACTTGTCCTGCTGCCAGTACTCCACTGTCTGATTAAAATCTACTGGTCCTACCATCTCAGCTAAACCAACAAATTGCCCACTTGTGTTTACctgtaaaaatttaaacaaacatTCAGAATTCTTCTTTAGACAGATTGAAGTAAGAAAAATCCAAAAGTCAATGGAgtctttataaaatttaagattCACTTACAGAGAACATTAGAAAAACAGGACAGGACCCATTTGACTTCTCTTTAGCCTCATTATACGCAGCATCAAGCTTCTTGTTGCCATTGGGGGTGCTGGACCACACATTGTATTTGATGCTTTTGTGAATATCATCTTCACTGTATGATTTGATTACAAACAGTTTCGCATTAGAGTAGGTTTCAGAGAAATCTTCCTTGTTGTAGTCCTTGGAATCTGGAAGAGAAACATCTTCACTCGTCTTCTTCCCTATTTCCTGCTCTTTCAGAGTTTCTGGCTGGGAACTTTCTTGGCCAATCTTGAAGCCCTTGGCTCTTGGCCCTCTATTCAGCTCGTCTAACCCAGCAAAGTTCTCTTTGCCATACCCAGAAAACCCGTAAGCCATTGTCTTGTACCAACTTGGAGTTTGCTTGTAAGTGCCGTAACCATAAGAATCATATCCATAGCCATTCATGTAAGGCCCATACATTGAGTACATGCTGTCCATGTTGTATCCGAAGGACTGACCATAGCTTCCTGATCGTCCCTGATATGTACTCTGCcataaaaccaaacaaaactcAATACAAAGTTATTATTAATATGATGGACAATTATTGAACCTACCAGGTGGGGATACTGAAGAGTGGTGTTGGTCTTTCCGGAAGCATAGTTCATGTCATAACCGTATCTCGGGTACTGATAGGGTGGAGTATAATAGCCAGTAGGGTAGGTACCATAGGAGCCCTTTTGATTGAAAGCAAGTTTCTTTTGGTTCAATCCAGTCACAGCTCTAACATTTGTGGGTAAAAGATTAGTCTTGCCACTCTTGGTTCCGCCATAAACATCCTGCAAAATGAAGGGATTACCACTTGTCTCTAAAAGAGAAGACAGTAGCTTGAGAGAGACAGATACCTTATTCCCAGTGTCAGGGACTTTGGCCATGGTTTCCGGATCAAGGGAGAGATTGTGCAGCAAATCTGCAGCTTCTAAGATTACGAGAGAATGAAGGAATAACAATATTTGCAGCTTTCaacagtcaaaaaaaaaaaacatcagatCTATATTATAAGAATGAACGAGAGATCTAACCTAGAGCAACAAGAAATCAACAGCGaaacaaagagagagaatgTCTAAACCCTAGCAAAACCCAAcacaaaaaatgaaatttccaaaaaaatcaaGCGGAACTATAACTGTGACAAGCTACGGATCAGGAAAAAAAGAATAGGACGTGCGTGAAGGATACGATCGGAAGGAGAAATGGTAGTAGCCATGGCTGTCTCTGCGGCGGAAACTTGGAGTGGGAGCGAGAGagacaaaaacaacaaaaccctAAGCAGAATTTGAGAGTCCTATTTATAttccactctttttttttccatcctAACGCCAACCATTAAACCGAGGCCAAAAACTCCGGTTCAATTAAGGATTGATATTGCtcattatttattcatattgaaaaaatataaatgcttATCATGACTGTGTATTGGACACGTTTATTGACCATATATACGAAATGTTGTTAATATGTATGTACATTTATTTAATCCTGAGTTTGGAAATTTTTCAATCATGTATTTGTTGAGAGTTGTTTTGTGATAATTATATAAATGGATATGCACATATCGCATGGTAAAGAGTAATTAAACTAATCTAAACAACGAGAGAGATTAAAAAAAGACTATGAGGTCTCGGTCTCGAGTGACCATTACAACAAACACAAGAACCAACTACTCTTGCTAATCAAGAGACCTAGCTTAGCCGAAAAAACTACATTGCCAAATGGACCAGATGTCTTTGATAGACCATGAGACCACACTCAGTAGAATGCGGCATGTCCAAAGTGCTACTTCATTTGATTGACAACCCATCTCTCCAGCTTTGTCGAGACCAGATCGAGGATACACATGAACCACAACTACCACCGGTATAGTATACATGAGCTCCACCGGAAGAAAGACAGGAGGGTAATTCATGCTCGCCCAGTGCCAAACTTCTCGTGAGCTTCTCGAAATTTAAGACGAACTAGTGGtttgtccgcgcttcgcgctggatattgttttcttgtaaATGTGTCGTGGACTTCTGTTAGTTGATTAGTTGATTAATGTGTATGTCTTTTTGTGTGTTCAGATGTGTTGTGTTTAGGGGTTCTTTGATTTGACTATTGTGTAATGTGGAAGATTTTTGGGTGTTTTATCTTGGATGGTAACttatttttgtatgtttatAAGTTTGTGTTATGTGAGTATTGTGAATTGTTAATTACAGCAAAGTGCAGTATTGCATGTAGTTGTGTTTGTGACGGTGTTTTGTTGATTAAAATATGTTCTTAAATATCTGTGAAGAATAGCTTTATGTGttaatttttgtgtttttgaCGTGCATGTTGTTGCAAAATATAATTCTTGTGACCACTGCAAAAACTTGTATTATGTTActatataattgtatattttcattGCAAAAACTAACAATACTCAGAGTAGCTTCGAGCTGATgtcctatttttattttatcccgTAGTGTTTCTAAGTGTGGTTAGTTTTTGCTTCTTGGATTTTTGTGTATGTAGATATTAAAGCTCCCGTGATGGATTAATCTTGTGGTTCCTTGTTTGTTTTATGAAGTTGATCGGATTCGGGAGTAGGAAGTGGATGCTTAGATGGTGGGTAATTATACTGTGTTGGCATTTGTAtcaattttgtgtgttttgctCACAAACCTTATCGACTGTTTTTTCTTTGGGCTCATTAGTTTCCAAAACGCACTGATGATTATTAAATTCTCGTGCTTTATATGATAATGCATTTTGATCCGTCTTTTcaaagggcgggtatatttttggttgattatttctaaaaatattgaaagaaatttatgtgttttgattagatagaatgttatttgaaactttaaattatAGAATTTCGCAAAATGATCAAACGtaaattttttcttctttattcaaaattttttttattgattaattttgtagtacgactttaaatttaaaatatgttagaAAGAATGATTAATTTCAGGTATGGATAAACAATAGTATTGAAAAACCAATATAATTTACATTGAGATTCGATTTTGATCCGTGTTTTAAAAACACGGGAttactttttttgttaacaaatatTTGCTCAatagaattaaaatattaaaaataatttatatacttaaaatgttttatatataatttatattttaatttatgtatataatgtatataaattatttttggatagatcaaattttgaattttgatgacCATGCTATATATAGACTTTTAATTCAACGATTTAAAGTTAGGTAAGCAATATATTTAACTTTCCAATCATAAATTGGTGAATACAAATTGAAgctttattttgaaatatgtaatttattaaatgttttagtTTGTGAAAAATATATTGCAATCtaaactataaattatatatatatatatatatatatatttacacttATGCTAAATTATAACACGTactataaaaaccataatttatataagaattatagtatcatatttttagtaaaatagtCTAAACATGCCAAACTATACAACCCCAACTGCCGtaacttattttatatatataaaaattacataaatgaaAATTCTCGTTGCGTGGcttacattttattttctgtAACTAACTTTACGGAAAATAAATGGTTTTGCAATTTACATTTTGGCTCAATAGAAGAACGTGAGGGTCCGCGAAAAATGGAATTAAAGAGAAGGGGGAGAGGTTATAGCATATCAATATTGTTAATGGCAGTTAGTATATTTGAAAGTAGGTCCAATGACATTTTAAGTAATATTCAAGTAACTGTAGAGGCAAAAAATAAGGATGATTTATTTTGTGTGTTAAACTTGTGGTGAAACTTGTACGGATTTTATGTTTAGTAGTGTTATTTAAGAAAACCAGTGGTGTCAATAAGTGAATCATATTCTATTTAGACATTTAACAATAACCATGTCCAATGCATCTTGGAACACAATCTGACTCAGCATCTAGAGCACATGTTTCTTCATCTAGCAGAACCACTTTAGGATCTTT encodes:
- the LOC106388192 gene encoding YTH domain-containing protein ECT3 isoform X1, producing the protein MATTISPSDQAADLLHNLSLDPETMAKVPDTGNKDVYGGTKSGKTNLLPTNVRAVTGLNQKKLAFNQKGSYGTYPTGYYTPPYQYPRYGYDMNYASGKTNTTLQYPHLSTYQGRSGSYGQSFGYNMDSMYSMYGPYMNGYGYDSYGYGTYKQTPSWYKTMAYGFSGYGKENFAGLDELNRGPRAKGFKIGQESSQPETLKEQEIGKKTSEDVSLPDSKDYNKEDFSETYSNAKLFVIKSYSEDDIHKSIKYNVWSSTPNGNKKLDAAYNEAKEKSNGSCPVFLMFSVNTSGQFVGLAEMVGPVDFNQTVEYWQQDKWIGCFPVKWHIVKDIPNSSLRHITLENNENKPVTNSRDTQEVTLEQGMKVIKIFKEHASKACILDDFAFYESREKIIKEGKKKQQQYKIKQALAAIDKKAIPKDETKETRSTAPQVASEISQNDVAEVASAC
- the LOC106388192 gene encoding YTH domain-containing protein ECT3 isoform X2, which gives rise to MATTISPSDPADLLHNLSLDPETMAKVPDTGNKDVYGGTKSGKTNLLPTNVRAVTGLNQKKLAFNQKGSYGTYPTGYYTPPYQYPRYGYDMNYASGKTNTTLQYPHLSTYQGRSGSYGQSFGYNMDSMYSMYGPYMNGYGYDSYGYGTYKQTPSWYKTMAYGFSGYGKENFAGLDELNRGPRAKGFKIGQESSQPETLKEQEIGKKTSEDVSLPDSKDYNKEDFSETYSNAKLFVIKSYSEDDIHKSIKYNVWSSTPNGNKKLDAAYNEAKEKSNGSCPVFLMFSVNTSGQFVGLAEMVGPVDFNQTVEYWQQDKWIGCFPVKWHIVKDIPNSSLRHITLENNENKPVTNSRDTQEVTLEQGMKVIKIFKEHASKACILDDFAFYESREKIIKEGKKKQQQYKIKQALAAIDKKAIPKDETKETRSTAPQVASEISQNDVAEVASAC